In the genome of Chryseobacterium sp. 52, the window AAACTTTAAAAAAGATTATCCGGATGCGATAACAGTTTCTCTGGAGCAGAATTACCGTTCCACTCAAAACATTGTTAATGCTGCTAATGTTGTCATCTCGAAAAACCTGCAGCAGTTTAAAAAGAATGTTTTCAGTGATAATGAAGAAGGGGACAAGATTAAAATTTACCGTTCAATGTCTGATGCTGATGAAGCTAATTTCGTGGCCGGAAATATCTGGGAGCTCAGAAATACTGATCAAAGGAAATATAGTGATTTTGCAATTTTATACAGAACAAATTCACAGACCAGAGCATTTGAAGATGCGCTGAGACGTAAAAATATTCCGTACAAGGTCTACGGAGGACTTTCTTTCTATCAGAGAAAGGAAGTAAAAGACCTTATTGCCTATCTGCGTCTGCTTATTAATGAAAACGATTCAGAGGCATTAATGAGGATCATCAATTATCCTACAAGAGGAATTGGAGAGACAACTCAGAATAAGCTGATTGTTTTTGCAGATTCCCACAATGTGGCGATCTCGCAAGTGCTGGATAATCTTCCAATGTATGCTCCTCAGTTAGGTTTAAACAATGGTGTTTTAACTAAACTGAATGATTTTTGGTCCATGATCAAAGCTTTCCAGGTATTGCTGAAAACCGACACAGCTTACAGTGTTGCCATGGAAGTCGCTAAACGTAGTGGATTGATCAAATTCTTAAAAGATGATCAGACTCCGGAAGGAATTTCCCGAGTAGAAAACGTTCAGGAATTAATGAACTCTATGCAGGGGTTTATTGAAGAGCAGATACAGCTTGAAGACGGAGATCCGGGTCTTCCGAATTTCCTTGAGAATATTGCCCTTTCTGCAGATACTCAGGATAAAAGCTTAGATGAAGATATGGTTTCACTGATGACGATTCACCTTTCCAAAGGTCTGGAATTTCCGGTGGTACATCTTGTTGGACTTGAAGAAAATCTTTTCCCGAGCTTTATGAGTTCTGCAACCAGAGAAGATCTGGAGGAAGAAAGGCGTTTGTTTTATGTAGCATTGACAAGAGCAGAAAAACAGGTATTCTTTTCATATGCTGTTTCCCGTTTTCAGTGGGGGAAAATCACAGATGCGGAGCCTTCAAGATTCTTAAGTGAAATTGATGACCAATATATTGAATTTCTGAACCCGGTTCTGGAAAAGAGATTTATTAATAACACAGGAATCAAATCCAATATTTTTGATGAACATCCATCCGAACAGAAAGCGTTCAGGAGAGTTGAAAAGAAGACAATCGAGAAAGGAGACAGTTCAAAACCTGCACCGGAAACCAGAAAACTAAAACCTGTAAGCACAGCAAAAATTATCAATCCAAGCGGTGCTTCTTCCCAGGATATTGAAGTAGGAGATAAAGTAAGACATGACCGTTTCGGAATTGGAGAGGTTTCTTTCCTGGATGGAACGGACCCTCAGAATATCAAAGCCAAGGTGATTTTCATCCATGAAGGCGAGAAAAACCTCATCCTGAAATATGCTAAGCTTACGAAAATATAACAGTTAATTTTTCAACGTAGAAGTTGATGATGATATTTTTAAAACGGATTCCATTTTTTTGGATCCGTTTTTTTATTGAAAAACAAACAACACGAATTTTTTCACGAATAATACAAACATATTTTGGACTTTGTGCTATTTGTGTTTAAAAACAGCAATAGACTGAAACTATCTTAAATTTTCATAAAATTAAAGTCTATTATTTTTGTAGACTAATAGATTTGCTTTACATTTGCCACTCAAAAAAACATAAACTATTAATTGATGTAAGGGTATGAAAAATAAAAAGACAATTTTATCAGCTTCTGTTCTGTTTTTCCTCGGAACGTATGCTTTCGGGCAGGAAAAAGAAAAAGACAGCGTGAAAACCAATACGGTAGAAGAAATAGTGGTGCTGGGTTCAAGAGCTGGTGCCAGATCAAAAATAGACAGCCCGGTTCCCGTGGATGTCTTCAATATAAAAGAATCTTCAGCAATTCTTCCACAGTCCAGTATAGGACAAATTTTGAATGCGGTAGCCCCATCTTTTACCTCTACTATCCAGACCAATTCAGATGGAACAGACCATTTGGATCCTGCCCAGCTGAGAGGATTGGGACCAGATCAGGTATTGGTTTTGGTTAACGGAAAAAGAAGACATACTTCAGCACTGGTCAACGTTAACGGAACACCGGGAAGAGGAACCGTAGGAACGGATCTGAATTCCATTCCTTCTTTTGCATTAAACAGGATAGAAGTACTGCGTGATGGTGCTTCAGCTCAGTACGGCTCAGACGCTATTGCAGGGGTTATTAACCTTGAACTGAAGAAAGACATCGGAAAACTAACCGGGCAGTTAAGCTACGGTGGAAATCTTACCTCAGCAGCCGATGATCATACCGGAAATTTTGACGGCCAGAATATTCAGGTTGACCTTAATTATGGAAATAAGATCGGTAATAAAGGGGGGGGTTATAATATCACATGGTCCTCACAGTTCAGAAATCCAACTTCCAGAGCCGGAGCTGAAAGCGGAGCGATCTATAATGCTTATAATGCTATTGAAAAACGTGCTCAGAATGACGGAGTGAATCTGTCTTCGCTTTTTACCAATATCAATAATGTACCTAATTCCCAGCAACTTGTTAATTATATTCATCAATATGCTCAGGGGGTAAGCTATTTTTCTCCTGGCCTTCAGAGTCAAATCCAGGGTGCCAATACCATTGGTGCGCTTCAGGGACTTTTGAAAGATGATTTTACCAATCAGGAGCTGGCCTACAGAGGACAGACGAGAAGAGATTTCAATATGCAGGTCGGTCAGTCTAAGCTGAATAACCATCAGCTTTTTGCCAATATTGAAGTGCCTATTAATGATGATTGGAAAGTATATTCTTTTGGAGGGTATAGCTTCAGACACGGAAGTTCAGGAGGATTTTACAGAAAGCCCAACCAAAGCCGGACTTTTACAGGATTGTATTCAGACGGTTATCTGCCTCAGATCGGAACAGATATTCAGGATCTTTCACTTTCTGCTGGAATTAAAGGAAACTGGGAGGGTTGGAATATTGACCTGAGTAATACATTCGGGCAAAATTCATTTACCTATAATATAGGAAACACAGGAAATACCTCTTTACGATTTGCTTCTCCTGATGAATTTGATGCAGGAGGCTTAAAATTCTCCCAGAATACAATCAATTTAGATTTCTCTAAAAAATATGATGTCTGGAGCGGGATCAATGTTGCCTTTGGAGCAGAACACCGTTATGAAAACTTTAAAATAACACAGGGTGATGAAGCGTCTTACACTACTTATGACGCTTCAGGAAATGTATGGAACAATACCTCTCCGAGAGCCACAGACTTTTTCGGAAATGCACTTCCGGGTGGATCACAGGTTTTCAGTGGATTTAAGCCGGTGAATGCTGTAGACAAAAACAGACAGGCAGTGGCGGCGTATGCAGATGTTGAATTTAATTTTACCAACTGGTTATTAGTAGATGCAGCAGCGAGATATGAGCATTATTCGGATTTCGGATCAACTTTTAATTATAAACTGGCTTCAAGGATCAAAGTAGCGCCTAATTTTAATGTGAGACTGGCAGGTTCTACGGGATTCAGAGCCCCTTCAATCCATCAGATTTATTATAATGTGACTTCTACTTTGTTTACGAACAGTCAACTTTTGGAAGTAGGGACCTTCAGTAATGATTCACAGATTGCCGGATTGCTTGAAATGCCGAAACTGAAACAGGAAACGTCTAAGTCCGCAAGTGTAGGATTTACCTACAGAATTCCTTCTGCAAGTCTGACTTTTACTGCAGACGGGTATTTTACCAGAATTAATAACAGAATCATTCTTACCGACCAGTTTTTAAGAGCAGATGTTCCTGCTGCGGCACAGGCTGCTTTTGATGCTCAGGGAGTTAATGGGGCTCAGTTTTTCACCAATGCCATTGATACGGAAACGAAAGGAATAGATTTGGTAATTTCACATATTGTAAGATTTTCCGGTTTGAAACTGGATAATAATTTTGCTGCTAACATCAGCCAGACAAGGAAAGTAGGAGATACTCATTCTTCAGGACTGTTGCAGTCTCCCAATCTGGAGAAGATCTATTTTTCAGAGAAATCAAGAGTGTATCTTGAAGAAGCGGTTCCAAGGGTAAAAGCAAGTTTATCCCATACCCTTACCTGGAAAAGTGCAAGTGTCTATCTTAGAAATACCTATTTCGGAAAAGTGACGGGTGCAGATGTCATAGATGCTAATGGTGATGGAATTATTGGGTTTAATGAGCATCAGCAGATCGGAAACAAGATTATTACGGATTTATCTTTAGCATATCAGTTTACAAAAAATGTAGGACTGACGGTAGGAGTAAATAATTTATTTGATATTTATCCTGACAAAAACCTTCCGGCATCTACCAATAATGATCAGTTTATCTACTCCCGTTCAACGTCTCAGTTTGGCCAGAACGGAAGATATGTATTCTCAAGACTTAATTTCAATTTTTAACTGAAATAATAATTAGTGAAAAGCCAGTCCGGATCATCCGGACTGGCTTTATTTTTTTAAGATGAGTCAAGATTATTTTGCATTCTCGCTCAAATACTATTTCCAGGTTTTCAGCTCATAAGCGGCTTCCCAGAAATGAAATTCCATGCTGGTTGACATGATAAAAGCTTCTGTCATTTTTTTTCTCGTCTCTTCTGTGCTGTTTTCAGCTAACTGATCACAAATTGCTATCGCATGATCTACGGCTGCCGAAAATTCTTCCCCTCCGTAAGTCTCAATCCACTTTTGATACGGATTATTGATGGAGTTCTGATGGTTGTAAATATAATCTCCCACTTCTCTGTAAATCCAGAAACAAGGAAGGACAGCAGCAACAGCAATTTCTACAGACTCTAAAGCTGCGGTGCTTCTCAGGAAATGGATGTAATGATGACAGGCGGGCTGTAATATTCCTTTATCCGTAACCCCGAAATCTTTAAAATAAGATTCGTGCAACGCATTTTCTACCACAATGGCATTTTCAGCAAAGCGCATAAAGGAAAGAACATCCTGAATATCCTGAATTTTTGCCGCAATCAGTGATAACGTTCTCCCGAAATGCTCCAGATATAAAGAATCCTGAGCCATATAAAAGCGGAAGTTCTCCAGTGGTAAGCTCCCGTCTGATAATTCCGTGATAAAAGGCATGTCAAGAATAGATTGATACTGTGCTTCTATAGTTTTCCAGGTTTGTTCAGACCATTTCATTTTTGATAAGTTTTTGAGGATTAAAAAAGTGATTAAGCGGACCGTTTCCAAGTCCTGTTTGTACATCTTTTCCGTTTTCTATGGCTTGATACACGTAATCTTGTCCCAGAGAAACGGAATCGTATAAAGTATGCCCTTGAGCCAGATATGCTGCTATAGCAGAAGAAAGCGTGCAACCCGAGCCATGGGTATTATTTGTGTCAAATTTTTTAGTTTCAAAGGTGTGATAGTTCTCATATTCATCATAGAATAAAGAAGTGATTGTTGAGGTTTCCTGATGTCCGCCTTTAAGAAGAATGCTTTTGCAGCCCAGCTTTTTGATCAGCTTTCCTGCAGCGTATAAATCTTCAGGAGTCTCGACTTTCATGCCTGCTAAAATAGAAGCTTCATCCATATTAGGAGTAATGACATCAGCAATAGGGAAAAGCTTTTCAGTGATGGCAGCTATAGTTTCCTCTTCAATCAGTCGGTGACCGCTTGTAGCTACCATCACAGGATCAAATACCAGTGGGATTTTTTTGTATTTACGCAATGTTGAAACGATGGTTTCAACCAGTTGTGGAGTATGAACCATCCCAATTTTAATAGCATCTGGAAAAATATCATCCAGAATTGCTTCAATCTGATCGGCTACAGCTTCCACAGGAATCGGATATATTTTCCTTACGCCCTGCGTATTCTGTACAGGCAAAGCAGTCAATACCGATGTAGAAAAGCAACCTAAAGCAGAAGCCGTTTTAATATCAGCCTGAATGCCCGCTCCGCCGCTTCCGTCAAATCCCGCAATCGTTAATACCGATGGATATTTATATTTCTTCATTTTAAAATTTCATTTTTTAATTCATATGCTGCTTTCTGAGGATCCGGAGCCCCACATATAGCAGAAACCACCGCAATACAGTCTGCGCCGGCATTGATCACTTCTCTTGCATTTTCAAGATGAATATGGCCTATGGCTACCAAAGGTTTTTCTGTAAGCTGCCTGATGGTGGTAATTCCTTCAAGCCCCCATTCTGTTATAGTGTCCGTTTTGGTATCCGTTCTGAACACAGGACTTATTCCAAGATAATCGGAGGCTAAAGTCTGTTCGTTTTCTAGTTGGGAAAGATATTCAATAGAATAGCCAATTATTTTTTGACGGATAAGAGGCCGCTGTCTCAGATAAGCAGGAGCTGCATCACTGTTACCAACATGGATGCCGGCTGCATTGACTTTTTCTGTAACCTCTGAATTATCATTAATAACGAGTGGAATATTATATTTATCTGTGATTTCAATAAGCTGTTGAGCTTTTTTAAGAAATGCATTCGTACTGCTGTTTTTCTCTCTTAACTGGATGATATCCACCCCGCCAAGAATGGCTTGCTCAGCCACTTCCAGAAAGCTTTTTCCGGCACAGTCCGCCTCAGAAATAACCAGGTAAAGCTGATAGGGAAAAGATTGTAAACTCATTTTCACTGTATCTTTAAATGGTTGAGGAATTCCTGCTCAGTAATAGTATACAGCTTATCAATCAGATGAACCTGAAGACTTCCCGGACCTTTACTGTCTTTAGCCGCCAATTCTCCGGATATACCGAGTAGTGCCATTGCAGCAGCTACGGCCAGAACTTTATCTTCTGAAACTCCTATAAATGCCCCTATTAATGCTGTAGCAGAACATCCCAGACCGGTTACTTTAGTCATGAGCGGATGTCCGTTTTTAATAAAAATTTCCTGCTGACCACCCAAAATGATGTCTGTTTCACCGGAAATACAGACAATCGCATGGTATTGATTGACAAGACTACGGGCAGCATCGATGGCTTCGTTACTCTGTGCGGTACTGTCTACTCCTTTGGTGGCTGTTTTATTAGCTTTAGCCAAAGCAATAATTTCCGAAGCATTTCCTCTAATGACCGTAGGCTGGTGTTGTAAAAGTTGAGTTAAAATCTGATCCCGGAAAGAAGTGGCTCCCGCACCTACAGGATCCAAAACCCAGGGTTTTCCTGTTGAGTGGGCAGTTTCAGCCGCCATAATCATAGATTCCGACCAATACTCATCAAGGGTACCTATATTAATAACCACCGAATGAGCAATACCGATCATTTCCTGAATTTCAGATTTTGCATGGGCCATGATAGGAGAGGCTCCGGCAGCCAAAAGAGCATTGGCCGTATTGTTCATCACCACATAATTGGTGATATTATGAACAAGCGGAGATTGTTGTCTGACAAGCTGTACCTGTTCCCAAAGAATTTTTTCCATTGTTATCATTTAAAATAAAAATAGCTTCAGGAAAAAATCCAAAACAAAACGTACACTGTCAACAATGTAATTTTGCTTTTCCCTACGTCGGTGTAAGCCGTATCAGGTTCGAAGGGACTCTCTCAATTCTTTTTCAGAATACCCCTAAAGCAAAACAAATGTATAAAAATTATCAGACTGCACAAAAAACAGACAACGGATTTTGCAGAAGAGATTTTTATCTTTCTACCAGCTCTTTTACAGGTTCTCCGTAATAATCTATCTCTGTGGTTTTAATCTGCAGCAGCTGATACCATTTTATAAAAGCTCCTATAAATACAATCAGCATCAGAATCATAGCCGTTACCGCTAGCGCTGCCAGCAAATACTGTTCTTTGGGAAGGTAAATGTCTATGACCTGAATATAACCTGCCCAGAAGGTAATTCCAGCCATAAAAACGCCCGGAATTGCCGAACATAAGGCATATTTTCCTCTGTTCATCCGGATCAGCATCGTCGTACAGACAATGAGTCCGCAGGCTGCCAGCAGCTGATTACTGATTCCGAACAGGGGCCAGATACTGCTTACGTTACCTGTAAATACCAGATAGCCCCATGCAAAAGTGAATAAGAGGCTGCTGATAATAATCCCCGGAATCCAGTTCTTATCATTGAATTTAGGAATCACAGATCCCAGCATTTCCTGTAAAAAGAAACGTCCTACTCTTGTACCTGCATCAATAGCTGTAAGGATGAATACGGCTTCAAACATGATGGCAAAATTATACCAGTATGCAGTGAGCTGATCCATATAAGGGATTTTATTAAATATATGAGCCATTCCCACGGCTAAAGATACCGCACCTCCGGTTCTTCCGTGAAGTTCAATGCCTATTTTCTGTGAATAATAATCAATATCTACCCCGTGCAGAGCAGGATGTGCCGCCAGAAAAGCGTCATAAGATTCTTTCGGAGTGTTAATCGCAAAGTAATCACCCGGCATTAATGTACAGGCCGCGATCAAAGCCATCAAAGCCACAAAACCTTCTACGAGCATGGCACCATAGCCTACAAAAAGGATTTCTCTTTCTCTGTTGAGCATTTTAGGAGTTGTTCCTGTAGCAATCACCGCATGGAAACCAGAAATAGCACCACAGGCAATCACAATGAAAATAAAAGGAAGTACAGGACCTCCAATCACCGGACCCCCACCGTTCACAAATTCTGTAAGAGCAGGCATTTGGATCGTTGGGTGAATTACAATCACACCAATGGCTAGCATAATGATCGTTCCTATTTTCAGATAGGTCGAAAGATAATCTCTAGGTACTAAAAGCAGCCATACAGGAAGTACAGAAGCCAGAAACCCATATAAAGGAATGGCAATGGAAATGGTTTTAATATCCCATGAAAATAAGTTGTTCATGGTTTCGTTCTGCATCAGGCTGTGTCCCCCGATAATCCCGGCAATTAAAAGTATACCGCCCAAAATACTGGCAAAAAGAACACTGTTTTTTCTGTATCTCATGATCAAACCCATGATCACGGCAATAGGCATCGTAATCACAACGGTAAAAAGAGACCATGAAGCTTCATGCATTGCATTGATACAGGCCAGTGATAAACCGGCCAGGGTAAGGATCAGGATAAATAATATGGCAAAACCGGCAACTGTTCCTGTAGCCTTACCTATTTCTTTAGAAGCAATGGTGGCCAGACTCTGACCTTTATGTCTCACAGAAGCAAACAGAACAACCATATCATGTACGCCGCCACCCAATACACATCCTATCAGGATCCATAAGGCACCGGGAAGATAACCGAACTGGGCTGCCAAAACGGGCCCTACTAAAGGTCCTGCGGCAGCAATAGCAGCAAAATGATGACCAAAAAGTACATTTTTATTGGTTGCCACATAATCTTTTCCGTCTGCAAATTCTACAGCAGGCGTTGTGTTTTTATCATTAAGCCTAAGTACTTTATTGGCAATGAAAATACCATAAAACCGATAGGCAATCGCAAAAATAAGTACCGATACGAATATCAGGGTTAAAGCATTAGTGTTATTCAGAAAATCCATACCATTTGTTTTTTAAGAATGAATAATTAAAAATATCGGACATTTTGTTAAGAATAATTTAAACAAAAGCCAAGTTAATTATTTTAGACATAAAAATGTATGATATGTATATTAAACTAGCAAATTTGTATTTTTAGAAGGATATATTTATTTTATAATTTTGATTTATAATGGTTTAATAAAATTGTTCTTTCGAAATGTATAGGACTTATTATTTTCGTTGAGAAACAATAAAATCTACCATTTGGTCGGTAAGTTTATCCAGATATGCTGTATCAGTTGCTCCGAAACCATGGATGCCATCTTTGACAATAATCAGACTATTCTGAACATTTTCTCTATTGAGTTTTCTGTGAAGTTTTTTAGACTGTTTCATTGGAACTACTTTATCTTTATTTCCCTGCATAATTAAAGTAGGAACGCCACCAGAAACATAGGTTAAAGGAGAAATGGTTTTAAAATATTCCACAGTCTTTCTTTTGTCCTTTTTAATATCATATCCGGACAGTCCTCTTACAAGATTTGTTCTGAGATCCACTATTTTTTTTGCCGCCAGTCCGAAAAAAAAGACCGGTACTTTTCCAAGTCGCGTATGCAGCAGCTGGTTAAGGTCTGAGGGGCCATAATGATCCACAACGTAAT includes:
- a CDS encoding carbon starvation protein A: MDFLNNTNALTLIFVSVLIFAIAYRFYGIFIANKVLRLNDKNTTPAVEFADGKDYVATNKNVLFGHHFAAIAAAGPLVGPVLAAQFGYLPGALWILIGCVLGGGVHDMVVLFASVRHKGQSLATIASKEIGKATGTVAGFAILFILILTLAGLSLACINAMHEASWSLFTVVITMPIAVIMGLIMRYRKNSVLFASILGGILLIAGIIGGHSLMQNETMNNLFSWDIKTISIAIPLYGFLASVLPVWLLLVPRDYLSTYLKIGTIIMLAIGVIVIHPTIQMPALTEFVNGGGPVIGGPVLPFIFIVIACGAISGFHAVIATGTTPKMLNREREILFVGYGAMLVEGFVALMALIAACTLMPGDYFAINTPKESYDAFLAAHPALHGVDIDYYSQKIGIELHGRTGGAVSLAVGMAHIFNKIPYMDQLTAYWYNFAIMFEAVFILTAIDAGTRVGRFFLQEMLGSVIPKFNDKNWIPGIIISSLLFTFAWGYLVFTGNVSSIWPLFGISNQLLAACGLIVCTTMLIRMNRGKYALCSAIPGVFMAGITFWAGYIQVIDIYLPKEQYLLAALAVTAMILMLIVFIGAFIKWYQLLQIKTTEIDYYGEPVKELVER
- the thiD gene encoding bifunctional hydroxymethylpyrimidine kinase/phosphomethylpyrimidine kinase codes for the protein MKKYKYPSVLTIAGFDGSGGAGIQADIKTASALGCFSTSVLTALPVQNTQGVRKIYPIPVEAVADQIEAILDDIFPDAIKIGMVHTPQLVETIVSTLRKYKKIPLVFDPVMVATSGHRLIEEETIAAITEKLFPIADVITPNMDEASILAGMKVETPEDLYAAGKLIKKLGCKSILLKGGHQETSTITSLFYDEYENYHTFETKKFDTNNTHGSGCTLSSAIAAYLAQGHTLYDSVSLGQDYVYQAIENGKDVQTGLGNGPLNHFFNPQKLIKNEMV
- a CDS encoding ATP-dependent helicase, whose amino-acid sequence is MDYLKGLNESQYEAVTSLQGPLMVLAGAGSGKTRVLTMRIAHLIHNGIDPFNILALTFTNKAAREMKDRIAKVVGDSNARSLWMGTFHSVFARILRIEGHYLGYPSNFTIYDMQDALNVIRKVLKDMNVDADLYKPKKVQARISTYKNNLITVKAYFNNPELMEADEKANMKFIGQIYQRYVDACFKNGAMDFDDLLLKTNELLTRFPEVLAKYQDRFRYIMVDEYQDTNHSQYLIIKALASKFENICVVGDDAQSIYSFRGANIYNILNFKKDYPDAITVSLEQNYRSTQNIVNAANVVISKNLQQFKKNVFSDNEEGDKIKIYRSMSDADEANFVAGNIWELRNTDQRKYSDFAILYRTNSQTRAFEDALRRKNIPYKVYGGLSFYQRKEVKDLIAYLRLLINENDSEALMRIINYPTRGIGETTQNKLIVFADSHNVAISQVLDNLPMYAPQLGLNNGVLTKLNDFWSMIKAFQVLLKTDTAYSVAMEVAKRSGLIKFLKDDQTPEGISRVENVQELMNSMQGFIEEQIQLEDGDPGLPNFLENIALSADTQDKSLDEDMVSLMTIHLSKGLEFPVVHLVGLEENLFPSFMSSATREDLEEERRLFYVALTRAEKQVFFSYAVSRFQWGKITDAEPSRFLSEIDDQYIEFLNPVLEKRFINNTGIKSNIFDEHPSEQKAFRRVEKKTIEKGDSSKPAPETRKLKPVSTAKIINPSGASSQDIEVGDKVRHDRFGIGEVSFLDGTDPQNIKAKVIFIHEGEKNLILKYAKLTKI
- a CDS encoding TonB-dependent receptor plug domain-containing protein, producing the protein MKNKKTILSASVLFFLGTYAFGQEKEKDSVKTNTVEEIVVLGSRAGARSKIDSPVPVDVFNIKESSAILPQSSIGQILNAVAPSFTSTIQTNSDGTDHLDPAQLRGLGPDQVLVLVNGKRRHTSALVNVNGTPGRGTVGTDLNSIPSFALNRIEVLRDGASAQYGSDAIAGVINLELKKDIGKLTGQLSYGGNLTSAADDHTGNFDGQNIQVDLNYGNKIGNKGGGYNITWSSQFRNPTSRAGAESGAIYNAYNAIEKRAQNDGVNLSSLFTNINNVPNSQQLVNYIHQYAQGVSYFSPGLQSQIQGANTIGALQGLLKDDFTNQELAYRGQTRRDFNMQVGQSKLNNHQLFANIEVPINDDWKVYSFGGYSFRHGSSGGFYRKPNQSRTFTGLYSDGYLPQIGTDIQDLSLSAGIKGNWEGWNIDLSNTFGQNSFTYNIGNTGNTSLRFASPDEFDAGGLKFSQNTINLDFSKKYDVWSGINVAFGAEHRYENFKITQGDEASYTTYDASGNVWNNTSPRATDFFGNALPGGSQVFSGFKPVNAVDKNRQAVAAYADVEFNFTNWLLVDAAARYEHYSDFGSTFNYKLASRIKVAPNFNVRLAGSTGFRAPSIHQIYYNVTSTLFTNSQLLEVGTFSNDSQIAGLLEMPKLKQETSKSASVGFTYRIPSASLTFTADGYFTRINNRIILTDQFLRADVPAAAQAAFDAQGVNGAQFFTNAIDTETKGIDLVISHIVRFSGLKLDNNFAANISQTRKVGDTHSSGLLQSPNLEKIYFSEKSRVYLEEAVPRVKASLSHTLTWKSASVYLRNTYFGKVTGADVIDANGDGIIGFNEHQQIGNKIITDLSLAYQFTKNVGLTVGVNNLFDIYPDKNLPASTNNDQFIYSRSTSQFGQNGRYVFSRLNFNF
- the thiM gene encoding hydroxyethylthiazole kinase, producing the protein MEKILWEQVQLVRQQSPLVHNITNYVVMNNTANALLAAGASPIMAHAKSEIQEMIGIAHSVVINIGTLDEYWSESMIMAAETAHSTGKPWVLDPVGAGATSFRDQILTQLLQHQPTVIRGNASEIIALAKANKTATKGVDSTAQSNEAIDAARSLVNQYHAIVCISGETDIILGGQQEIFIKNGHPLMTKVTGLGCSATALIGAFIGVSEDKVLAVAAAMALLGISGELAAKDSKGPGSLQVHLIDKLYTITEQEFLNHLKIQ
- the tenA gene encoding thiaminase II, which encodes MKWSEQTWKTIEAQYQSILDMPFITELSDGSLPLENFRFYMAQDSLYLEHFGRTLSLIAAKIQDIQDVLSFMRFAENAIVVENALHESYFKDFGVTDKGILQPACHHYIHFLRSTAALESVEIAVAAVLPCFWIYREVGDYIYNHQNSINNPYQKWIETYGGEEFSAAVDHAIAICDQLAENSTEETRKKMTEAFIMSTSMEFHFWEAAYELKTWK
- the thiE gene encoding thiamine phosphate synthase encodes the protein MSLQSFPYQLYLVISEADCAGKSFLEVAEQAILGGVDIIQLREKNSSTNAFLKKAQQLIEITDKYNIPLVINDNSEVTEKVNAAGIHVGNSDAAPAYLRQRPLIRQKIIGYSIEYLSQLENEQTLASDYLGISPVFRTDTKTDTITEWGLEGITTIRQLTEKPLVAIGHIHLENAREVINAGADCIAVVSAICGAPDPQKAAYELKNEILK